Proteins from a genomic interval of Salinarchaeum sp. Harcht-Bsk1:
- the paaE gene encoding 1,2-phenylacetyl-CoA epoxidase subunit PaaE: MRDLDPSVDTTEDEEAATCPYCGSRDTEREHPKGPSLCRSMHFCHDCEQPFERFS; the protein is encoded by the coding sequence GTGCGCGATCTAGACCCCAGCGTGGACACGACCGAGGACGAGGAAGCCGCGACGTGTCCCTACTGTGGCTCCAGGGACACCGAACGCGAGCACCCGAAGGGCCCCTCGCTGTGTCGCTCGATGCACTTCTGTCACGACTGTGAGCAGCCGTTCGAGCGGTTTTCGTAA
- a CDS encoding DICT sensory domain-containing protein, with amino-acid sequence MTTLDSLLERVRDRHHHFTVYRGDEETDLPDRFATHAVNVDVERLPSGGPGPFVVIEADGEFVGAIGERELDWLLEPPIARPGESPGVSEGYRVLFDVLDETVFRALSRRQLLAVSREIEDRAYRVGIGTLAVGFQTLSNFESQADLYRELATATALDVHVFGAPDWAPPDIPGITYHRNSGQAQERHWVLGFEGGLDQLQACGLVAQEQTDYYEGFWTDDEGLVDEILTALGVHGTPT; translated from the coding sequence GTGACGACACTCGATTCGTTGCTGGAGCGGGTTCGAGACCGACACCACCACTTCACCGTGTATCGCGGGGACGAAGAGACAGACCTCCCGGACCGGTTCGCCACCCACGCAGTCAACGTCGACGTCGAACGACTCCCCTCGGGTGGTCCGGGTCCGTTCGTCGTCATCGAGGCCGACGGTGAGTTCGTCGGGGCGATCGGGGAGCGAGAACTGGACTGGTTGCTCGAGCCACCGATCGCGCGACCCGGTGAGTCACCTGGCGTATCGGAGGGGTATCGCGTGCTGTTCGACGTCCTCGACGAGACCGTCTTTCGGGCGCTATCGCGGCGACAGTTGCTCGCCGTCAGTCGGGAGATCGAAGACCGTGCGTATCGCGTCGGGATCGGCACGCTCGCTGTGGGGTTTCAAACGCTCTCGAACTTCGAATCACAGGCCGACCTGTACCGCGAACTCGCGACCGCGACGGCCCTCGACGTCCACGTCTTCGGTGCTCCTGACTGGGCGCCTCCCGACATCCCGGGGATAACGTACCATCGGAACAGCGGGCAAGCCCAGGAGCGCCACTGGGTGCTCGGGTTCGAAGGCGGCCTCGACCAGCTACAAGCCTGTGGACTCGTCGCTCAAGAACAGACGGACTACTACGAAGGGTTCTGGACCGACGACGAGGGGCTGGTCGACGAGATCCTGACCGCCCTCGGCGTTCACGGAACGCCGACGTGA
- a CDS encoding helix-turn-helix domain-containing protein, which produces MRDDERASALGDLEMGSSSSSRISDDRIFRALASKQRRRLLSYLLDGEVRTVEELATALTGWQASESGSMQTAADREQVRIELFHSHLPLLDEVGLIAYDRDRDVVRIESLDPVVEELLAGRFSTESPQ; this is translated from the coding sequence ATGCGGGACGACGAACGAGCGTCAGCACTCGGCGACCTGGAGATGGGGTCGTCCAGTTCGTCGCGAATCTCGGACGACCGCATCTTTCGCGCCCTCGCTTCGAAGCAACGACGCCGCCTTCTTTCGTATCTCCTCGACGGGGAAGTCCGGACTGTCGAGGAACTCGCTACTGCACTTACTGGGTGGCAAGCGTCCGAAAGTGGCTCGATGCAAACGGCGGCGGACCGTGAGCAGGTCCGCATCGAACTTTTCCACTCCCACCTGCCCCTCCTCGACGAGGTCGGATTGATCGCCTACGACAGGGATCGTGACGTCGTTCGCATCGAATCCCTCGATCCGGTGGTCGAGGAGTTACTAGCCGGGAGATTCAGCACTGAATCGCCACAGTGA
- a CDS encoding aldehyde dehydrogenase → MEYTGPTECYVGGEWTTSSDGETIETEDPATEEPYATVQRAGPDDVDAAVEAARSAVERGSAWRTMAPEERRERLHAMADAIEDFEDELTMVESHDNGKTPFEAGMEIGMVVDTFRYYAGWTDKLEGSEIPVEAGRLNYTRREPVGVTAHVSPWNYPFQLAGRSIAPALACGNSVVLKPSELTPLSALYYAKAAEAADLPDGVLNVIPGYGHDAGSALTSHEDVDHVTFTGGTDTGRSIQRDAAEHVTDVTLELGGKGPALVFPDADLDAATTGIQYGIFMNAGQMCWANSRVLAHEDVYEEVVERMVGIAESIPIGGGIDDDGRMGPLVSEQRQSAVLEYVEEAQAEGATVAAGGGVPESKDAGHYVEPTVLTDVTNDMTVAREEVFGPVLSVIEVADEDEALAVANDSPYGLTACLWTNDLTRAHTLADRLDYGMVMVNETPNTWPQTPFGGTKQSGHGRQQGREAIDAYTEVKNVHVKLE, encoded by the coding sequence ATGGAGTACACCGGTCCGACCGAGTGTTACGTCGGCGGCGAGTGGACGACGTCGAGCGACGGCGAGACGATCGAGACGGAGGATCCGGCGACCGAGGAGCCGTACGCGACGGTACAGCGAGCGGGTCCCGACGACGTGGACGCGGCGGTCGAGGCAGCGCGGTCCGCCGTCGAGCGGGGCTCGGCCTGGCGGACGATGGCGCCCGAGGAACGCCGCGAGCGACTCCACGCGATGGCGGACGCCATCGAGGACTTCGAGGACGAACTCACGATGGTCGAGTCCCACGACAACGGCAAGACGCCGTTCGAGGCCGGGATGGAGATCGGGATGGTCGTGGACACCTTCCGGTACTACGCCGGCTGGACGGACAAGCTTGAGGGCAGCGAGATTCCCGTCGAGGCCGGCCGGCTGAACTACACCCGTCGGGAGCCAGTCGGCGTCACGGCGCACGTCTCGCCCTGGAACTATCCGTTCCAGCTCGCCGGCCGCTCGATCGCGCCGGCGCTCGCCTGCGGGAACAGCGTGGTACTCAAGCCCTCGGAACTGACGCCGCTGTCTGCCCTGTACTACGCAAAGGCGGCCGAGGCAGCGGACCTCCCCGACGGCGTCCTGAACGTGATTCCCGGCTACGGCCACGACGCCGGCAGCGCGCTCACAAGCCACGAGGACGTCGACCACGTCACCTTCACCGGCGGCACCGACACCGGCCGGTCGATCCAGCGCGACGCCGCCGAGCACGTCACCGACGTCACCCTCGAACTCGGCGGCAAGGGCCCCGCGCTCGTCTTCCCCGACGCCGATCTCGACGCGGCGACGACCGGCATCCAGTACGGCATCTTCATGAACGCCGGCCAGATGTGCTGGGCGAACTCCCGCGTGCTCGCCCACGAGGACGTCTACGAGGAAGTCGTCGAGCGGATGGTCGGCATCGCCGAGAGCATCCCCATCGGCGGCGGCATCGACGACGACGGGCGGATGGGTCCGCTCGTCAGCGAGCAGCGCCAGTCCGCGGTCCTCGAGTACGTCGAGGAGGCGCAAGCGGAGGGCGCGACGGTCGCCGCGGGCGGTGGCGTCCCCGAGTCCAAGGACGCGGGCCACTACGTCGAACCGACGGTCCTCACGGACGTGACCAACGACATGACCGTCGCTCGCGAGGAGGTGTTCGGCCCCGTCCTCTCCGTCATCGAGGTGGCCGACGAGGACGAGGCCCTCGCGGTTGCGAACGACTCGCCGTACGGTCTGACCGCCTGCCTCTGGACGAACGACCTGACCAGGGCCCACACGCTCGCCGATAGGCTCGACTACGGCATGGTCATGGTCAACGAGACGCCGAACACGTGGCCCCAGACGCCCTTCGGCGGCACCAAGCAGAGCGGCCACGGCCGCCAGCAAGGTCGGGAGGCGATCGACGCCTACACCGAGGTGAAGAACGTCCACGTCAAACTGGAGTAG
- a CDS encoding MaoC/PaaZ C-terminal domain-containing protein: MPYSYEPHHFEDFETGQTFESVGRTVTETDFVNHSALTGDWTELHTNAEYAEDNVFGERIAHGPLTFVLTTGFVYRTGIVERTALAFLGMNYMDIPEPVHIGDTISADFEVTKTKEVGRDDAGLVVLDSVVRNQEDTVVFEGDMKFLIKKRE; the protein is encoded by the coding sequence ATGCCCTACAGCTACGAGCCACACCACTTCGAGGACTTCGAGACGGGCCAGACGTTCGAGAGCGTGGGCCGGACGGTCACGGAGACGGACTTCGTGAACCACTCCGCGCTCACTGGGGACTGGACCGAACTCCACACGAACGCCGAGTACGCCGAGGACAACGTCTTCGGCGAGCGCATCGCGCACGGGCCGCTCACGTTCGTCCTCACGACGGGGTTCGTGTATCGGACGGGGATCGTCGAGCGGACCGCGCTCGCGTTCCTCGGGATGAACTACATGGACATCCCCGAACCCGTCCACATCGGCGACACGATTTCGGCCGACTTCGAGGTCACGAAGACGAAGGAGGTCGGCCGCGACGACGCGGGCCTCGTCGTCCTCGATTCGGTCGTGCGGAATCAGGAGGACACCGTCGTCTTCGAGGGCGACATGAAGTTCCTGATCAAGAAGCGCGAGTAG